From the genome of Vicia villosa cultivar HV-30 ecotype Madison, WI linkage group LG2, Vvil1.0, whole genome shotgun sequence, one region includes:
- the LOC131650341 gene encoding uncharacterized protein LOC131650341: protein MDCTPAQKVRYGTHMLAKEADDWWLETLARLEFSGEEVTWNVFRREFLRKYYPEDVRGKKEIEFLELTQGNKSVTEYAAKFTELIKFYPHFDGEGAEFSKCIKFQNGLRSDIKKAVGYQKIRLFPDLVDSCRIFEEDSNAHHKMVSDRRGKNQQSRGKPYDAGKGKQRVTHGQRCGKMGHAMSDCKHKDMVCFTCGEEGHIGSQCPKKKAQSGGKVFALAGTPTTSGDRLIRDWVLYCLP, encoded by the exons atggattgcactcctgcTCAGAAGGTCAGATATGGAACTCATATGCTGGCtaaggaagctgatgattggtggttgGAGACGCTTGCTAGGTTGGAGTTTTCAGGTGAGGAAGTCACTTGGAATGTGTTCcgtagggaatttctgaggaagtactatcctgaagatgttcggggtaagAAAGAGATAGAATTCCTAGAGTTGACGCAAGGGAACAAGTCCGTGactgagtatgctgccaagttcacTGAGTTGATTAAGTTCTATCCTCACTTTGATGGCGAAGGTgctgaattttctaagtgcatcaaGTTTCAGAATGGGTTACGCTCGGATATCAAGAAGGCTGTTGGGTACCAAAAGATCCGTTTGTTTCCTGATTTGGTTGACAGTTGTAGGATCTTTGAGGAAGATAGTAATGCTCATCACAAGATGGTTAGTGATAGAAGGGGCAAGAATCAACAGAGCCGTGGGAAACCATATGATGCCGGTAAAGGAAAACAAAGAGTTACTCATGGTCAGAg ATGTGGTAAGATGGGACATGCAATGTCTGATTGCAAGCATAAGGACATGGTATGTTTCACGTGTGGCGAAGAGGGACACATTGGTAGCCAGTGTCCAAAGAAGAAGGCACAATCCGGTGGAAAGGTGTTTGCTTTAGCTGGGACTCCTACAACTAGTGGAGACCGACTcatcagag attgggtcttaTATTGTCTTCCATGA